The nucleotide sequence CCAGCCGGCCACGGCCGGCAGCTGGCTGATCTCCTCCAGCTTCAGCGCCGTCCTGGTCTGGACGACCGTCGCGTCGACCAGCGCCTGCAGGGCTTCGGTGGCGGGCCCGTTCTCCACCCCCTCGATGTGGATGGCGGCGAGCGTGAGAAAGGGGACCTGCCGGGCGAGGTCGGGGTCGATGGTGACGTTCGGCAGCGTGGTAATCCCCTCCTAATCGAAATTGGGCTAGAGGTACGGCGCCGAAATGGGCGAATCCTGCTGGACAGGTACCAGTCGATCTCTGATACTAGTAGTGACCTGTTGGCCCCGAAGCTATGGAGAAGGAGTGTACACTGCATGCTGGAGCGTACGTTCACGCTGACGAACCCCACCGGGCTGCACGCCCGGCCTGCGGCGCTGTTCGTCAAGGAGGTCCAGAAGTTCGCCGGAACAGAGATCTTCGTGCGCAAGGGCGAGCGCGAGGTCTCGGCCCGCTCGCTGCTGTCGCTGCTGAGCCTCGGCATCGGTCAGGGCGAGACCATCGCGATCCGCTGCGACGGGCCGCAGGAGGAAGAGGCCATGGCGGCGTTGGCCGCCCTGATTGAGGGTGGCTTCGGTGAGT is from Symbiobacterium terraclitae and encodes:
- a CDS encoding HPr family phosphocarrier protein — encoded protein: MLERTFTLTNPTGLHARPAALFVKEVQKFAGTEIFVRKGEREVSARSLLSLLSLGIGQGETIAIRCDGPQEEEAMAALAALIEGGFGE